The Festucalex cinctus isolate MCC-2025b chromosome 12, RoL_Fcin_1.0, whole genome shotgun sequence genome segment aaagaaaaagggggtcttcaaagcaacacataccgtccacttctttttttttgtaattgttaaaaaaaattgtgaccttatactaactgccgacaagctgtatatgtctcatctgtacgtatataCCGAACTTTATACAGTTGTCTGCTcgagaggtgggagtaacaagatggccgccctgtgacttcaacggcttgcgctGACGTGTTTGGGCTATCGGCTCTCCAGTCAGATGTGACGTTGCCATGCATCACTTGACCAGCCAATTGTCTGACTCCCATGCAAACAAGCATCGTCTCCTAGCAACAGCTGAGGAGGGCATCCCATAACTGGAAAACACGTCTGATGTCCACGGGAGCTCGCTTCGGTTCCGCGACGATAACGGGGCCGCGCACTCTctcccctccctttttttttttttttttaaatctttgcgGGGGTGACGTCATTGCCCAGGAGCCGTGGGGGGAGGCGCCATTTCGATTTCACGCCCCTAACCAGTACCCAGCCAGTCACTCAGTCTGTCAGTCACGGGAGCGGCGAGCCGTCATTTCGTCCGCGGCGGTCGGCGCATCATCCGTACCCTTTGCCCGTTTCGCGTCATGGAAGTGCCGGGAGAGCAGGCGTCTCCCGCCACGAGCGGCTCCGTCTAAAGCCAGGACACTTTTTGACAGCTAACGCTAGCTAAGTATGTGAGCTAGCATCTCCGGCGTTTGTTGGAGAAACGGATCCCATCACATCCCtgccctgcctgcctgcctgcctgcctgctgcGGGGGGCGTGGGAGACTCTTTTTGTTGGGAATTTTTCACCTTCCACCGGGGTCACATCACGTTTGTTTTGCGTCGAAGGCAAGACCAGACGAAGACACAATTCGACTGTGTTGGCAACGGATGTTCTAGAGAACGGTAAGGCGGGCTCGGTCTAATTCCTGCAACGCTCCCGAATGAGGTCAATAAACTAATTGTGGTGTTATATTATTGACGTGTCTTGTAAGTATTcaaattattttcctttttaatgaaACAAATCTGCTGTGCCCGGGTAGACTGTGTTTACATTTATTCCAGGAATTGGTCGGGTGAAAGTGGaaggcttgtgtgtgtgtttcctgtGAGTCAAGAACATTCCATTCAGGCGAACTGGTTCTTCAGGTTCGACGCTACCGTGTGCGCGTGAGGAGATAAGGCCGGAAGATGAAGCCTGTCAGCCGGCCAGGGGCACGCTGCGGCGTCCGAGCCGAGCGCCTGACCGTGATTGGCATTCCGCGCGGGTGGAGCTTCTTCAAAAGGTTTCTTGTGTTGGGGCACAGTGCACGCCAGTGTGGTGGGGATCCACAgctgggatgaggatgaggaggatgatgatgatgatgacgtttTGGTTCTACAACCAGCAGGGCTCCTGACAATCACCCACTACTCCCTTGGATCATCTTGTTTAACATCCACTGGGCTGTAAATATATAACAGATTTAAATTCAGCTTCTGGTGGGACATATTTGACTGGTAGTTGAAGTGCttgtgtttgtaaacaaactgaACAAGCCAGTAACTAACTGTCCGCAATCAGTGCGGACAACTTACAAGAACCGTTTCCACACTTTCTgtctctgtaaaaaaaaaaaaaaaaaaattgtggaagTGAAAGCTCGAAGTAGATTGTTGACGAACTTGGTGTTCTGGCCACGAGATTTCACGCTCCGCTTCGGAGATAAACAGAACATTATTTGCCCGTATTCTGGCCTGGGGAGTTAGTTGGTGGACTCAACTGCAGACAGAGCaaggtatcattttttttttttgtacatgtctATTTATAATGTCCCATTTCAAAAGTTTAGAGATCTCATGATtaagggtgggaacctctgggtacctcatgaTATAATGCAATATgcaatacaaggctcacaatGATTATATCACCATATgacgatatattggtcaggtaataaatcaatgataatctacgataaaactactcaagacgtaACCTTGATGTTTCTTCAATGacaaaatagtttctttttttctaccatcagtgaaacacaatattacaaCTGGTGATTGTGTAACattgtaaaagtaaataaatattaaaccaATATTAATATCCCTCAagttgtgtgcttcaaaaagttgaaacataaaatatgttttaaaatgttagaaTTGAAGATAtactccacatttttcatagaaatgtatgcaaaagtgagtcagttgctgcACAGATAAattcttacacaagtaaaagtaagatcatgagtagggctgcacaatatataaaaaaaaaatcaatatcgcgatattggcctaggcaatatgcatatcgcaaaaacatgcaataagtttgatatggaattttatgctttttatctgaatttgaccagtcagacagtcaggtttacctgtttgacatttattaaacatgacaaaaaaggagagaagatacTCAGTtcgagaggaactgactgatacaattcactactacaCTCTCTGACAAAAATCCCCTCtcgccctctctttttatttggtttccacgcccctagttccaaccctaataatgcaaatgcaaaacataattGAATTacagtgtacttaacgaaaatgtgtattgccatccaatagttgaacattattattattattttatatatatatatatatgtatatatgtatatatatatatatatatatatatatatattaggggtgtgaattgcctagaacctgacaattcgattcgtatcacgattcacaggtcacgattcgattcgataccgattaatcccgatacgaatttataagtcgattgttgcgatttttttcattcaaatttagaaaatactaatcagtaagcttgtagagtgtatatattatgtatatatttatatgtatatatatatatatatgtatatatatatatatatgtatatatatgtatgtatatatatatatatatatatatatatatatatatatatatatatatatatatatgtatatatatatatgtatgtatatatatgtatgtatatatatatatatatatatatatatatatatatatatatatatatatatatatatatatatatatatatatatatatatatatatatatatatatatatatatatatatatatatatattattggtaATACGCTGCAGAAGAGCTGCAAGTTTCAGGAACTTATGGTGAGACTTTCTCTTGCATTTTGGAGTGAATCCCCGCCCACGCGAGCTGACAAAGattttctcttcctcctcctcgcgcttgcacttcctcttcttcctctggaAATTAAATCGGCACCTTTCATCACTTCGCAGGGTGCTCCTCTTCAAACCGGTTGTTTACGTTTCAGAACGTCAGCGTTCCTTCAGGACGCCAAATGGAAGTCCAAACAAGAAAGTCGAATGGAGCAGCAGTGTTTGCACTCAAATGCCACCCCGGTTCAAACTTGCTGCATTATGGAACCCCCAAAAATATCCTGTTTAAATGAATGTTGCTCGTAACATCCAGCAGAATCAGGGATGGCTGTTTTGACGCTTTGTGTCCATTTATATCTGTTTAAAAGTCATTGGAATGCAGCGCCATCAGGTTGGCTTCTAACTGATTGAATCCGGTTACATCTGGTTATTTACGGCTATGAATTGTGCTTGGTTATATCTTGGCCAAATTGACTGTTCCAGTTACGTCTGTCTCATTATGGACAGTAGGTCATCAAATGCAGTTGCATCTGGTTATTATGTATACTTAATACATATGGTAGTGGCAAATGGTTATAATAACTGGTTGTATCATGTCACATTTGGTTATGTACGGTCACGTCTGATTTTGGACAGTTATGTAAGGTATAGCTGGTGGAATTATTTCTTTGTATATGTTTCGAACTGGGTGAATCTGGTTATGCATTTATGAACGTTATGGTTGTCTCTGACTAGTTACAATTAGTTATCCAGTTATATATTTATCTGTGTGAAGTTACATGGGGTAAAACTACAACTGGCTTTaggttgttatgacaactagtCGAATCCAATCCAGTTATAGCTGGTCATGTTCAGTTACATTTTTACACTTGATTATGTGCTTGTTATGTCTCATCTTGTTATAGCTGGTTGAATGCAGTTACACCAGGTTGGAGTCTGCAATATCTGGTCGAATCCGGCTATATCCGATTATCTATCTCATGATTGGTATCTGATCACATTTGATTGTATGCTCACGTCTCATTTTCTAGAATTGACATTTGGTTTTGTGACCCTGAGGGTGaaaggtggtgtctggttggcgctggatttcactttgcctcatctttccttcctttaatgcttcctctggtctcttgacctTCTGAGCGtcacgactctggcgggacactgaagtatccggttaaaatcggtaagactgccgagtCAGCAATACTGAGCGCTCaagaaaagggggggaaaaaattgggTTGGGTAAATGCAGTCTATTAATTGATCTAGTTGCCTCTTGTtgtagcttttgtttttttacttctatTAGTCTCTGCATGTCTGCAGTCCACATGGTCCGCTTCCTGCCAGCCAGCTGACTTGCTGCAGGCTGGTTGCTGCCCCCCTTTGCAGTGTTTGATTGTGTTGAAGCCTGTAGACGTTTTATGTGGCAGCTCACTCATAATCCTCTTCTGGAGAGCGTGAAATTGATACAAAGCCAGAGGATGGAGCGAACGCTACTCGGCGACACATCGAGTTTATGTATCCGGCTCGAGCTGGTTGAATACGGTTCATTTCTGCTTGTTTTGAGTTTGCATTTGGTGGTGCAGGGTAGTTTAAGCCGCGTGCAACTTGTCGTAGCTGGTTTGTTTGACTTGCTGAGTCATGATTGCCTCATAGCTTGGAATCTACCTGtgtgactaattttttttaggccGGGTCACGTATATGCCGAGGTATCAattaaatccaggtccagaaagtcaaaACCGTGCCACAATGTGGCTTCCAGTTGGTAAATGAAGGGTACAGCAAAAATGTGGCAGGATTTTCACTTTCTGGACTTAGATTTGAGACCTCTGCATATATGTTACTGATCCAGTGAGGGAAATGATTGCCTGctcttttgttttggtctacaTCCTCTTCTAGTTGGTCCTTTACAGAAGAATACTGAGCCAGTGACATACGGAAGATGCATTTCTTCTTTGTCGGGCTGGGCAAATAAatctaattaatttgattaagcgtcactttcattttaaaaatcaaattgttGAAAATTTGTGAAATCGTATTTTGTCGTGTAtattattaaaagctgttgttcttatgttctgtgaCAGAATGCTGCATGGGTGCTttacaaaacatgtttacaatagctaccgaCTACatcattgtggcatttaagtacAAACCAGGAATGTTAAAGGGGCTTCACTTATttatcccattatagcaataaaaagttaatattttgtctgtaattaattcgatattttcattatttttcacgtacaattagtacctttaaaagcagattttgcaacttgttgtcgactgaaaatgacatcacaagggctcaggtaaccaatcacaactcacctgttttattggtttggtcacgtgacatttacaagctgagctgtgattggttacctgagcccttgtgatgtcattttcagtcgacagcaagttgcaaaatgtgtttttaaaggtactaattgttcatgtaaaataataaaaatatcaagtttattataggcaaaatattaatgtttgactgccaaaaatgtctaaataagtaaagtatcaatTTAAGTatgttaaaactcattttgaatcTGTATAcattgttgtctgaacatttatttttgaataaataaaacagttaaataaattttgttgggtttattcgtttaaaatcgtaatcatcctgaatgactgaaaaaaattgagttttttttttactactacttctttttgggctgtgcaattaattgaaattcaattacaattacaaaatcaacataatcgtaaaaaaataatactaatttgtgaggttttatttttaaatttatagatttgcacctttttcaaaaaaaaaaaaaattaaaataactaatgtaataaattttgcttcatccaaaaggaacttgcatagttagtgttttaaacaattttgtcttaatattttttgttttgttttttacatttaaacatcctgcacagtgcacatgctgcactccaagttttaccaacataaatcaatcaatcaatcaatcaatcaataaatattataaattctgtttggtccaaaaggaacttagataataatagtgtttctattttgtgtttttaataattggtatcaatatatttaaatgcttaaacatttccttgttttgtataaaaaaaataatcctgatttaaattattgccaaaataatcctggttattatttttttccataatcgaccAGCCCTAAGTCTTCTTTGCAACATGAAAAAAACCTTAACTCAAATGTTGAAAACAACCATGGGGCACTCGCATGCATCACGCCCCCCCTTTCTCCGCTTGTGGCTTTTAGGATGCGCGAGGACATGTCCACCGTGGTGTGCGTGAagggcgaggaggaggagcccgGCGAGAAGCTGTCCCAGGATGAGATCATCTCACGCACCAAGCAGGTGATCCAGGGCCTGGATGCACTGAAGCAGGAGCACCACGCCATCCTGGACGGCCTGCTGGGCACACTGCGCTGCCTCAAGCGGGATGACGAAGAGGGCGGCGTGCCGGCGGTGGAGGAGAAGTCGCACATGATCCGCAAGTCGCTGGAGATGCTGGAGCTGGGGCTGAGCGAGGCCCAGGTGATGATGGCCCTGTCGGCCCACCTGAGCTCGGTGGAGTCTGAGAAGCAGAAGCTCCGGGCGCAGGTGCGCCGCCTGTGCCAGGAGAACCAGTGGCTGCGGGACGAGCTGGCCGGCACCCAGCAGAAGCTGCAGAAGAGCGAGCAGAGCGTGGCGCagctggaggaggagaagaagcacCTGGAGTTCATGAACCAGCTCAAGAAGTACGACCAGGACCTCTCGCCCTCGGTGAGTCCCCGTTTCCCGCTTTCACAGGCACTTAGTTGGGTccgttatttgtttgtttgtttatttttgcaatCATTCACGCATTCCTCAATCACGATGACGGATTTTTAGCGGACCATTTTATTTGATCTAAAAATCCGGAAGTGCACCTTTCTTCTTCAGGAGGAAAAAGACTCGGACTCCAGCAAGGAGAATCTGGATGATCTCTTCCCAGATGATCATGACGACCAAGCGCAAGGCAGTAAGTACACTTTATGATGTGTTTTGGACTTCTGATGTCCAATCTGTACCCCCACCCCCCGTATATTAATTACATTATAAAAGTAGGTGTACAAAGAAGCTGGTGGCTGAACGTCATTTCCTGAATTCACTTTTTGAAGGATTTCCACAGCAGCGTGGAGGGAATTTTTTATCATCTTGCAAGATGATTTATAACCGAAAGTGTGAGACAAATATGAGCGAGCACAACTTTGGGGCATCATAAATTTCAGTGAACGACGCATCACCATGGCGGTCAATAGCGTATAATGAGAAAGCTATGACAGAGAGTTATTTGGGGTCACCGATGATTTCGCTTTTAATTTTCAGGTCATAAATATTTTCAGATGCACAAAAGTCTCAGTACGACAAggacaatgaaaacattttgatgaaGGAGAAGTAAAGTTGCATATTCCCTAACTATTTTTTCACATTCTAATtccaagtaatttttttttcatatatatatatatatatatatatatatatatatatatatatatatatatatatatatatatatatatatatatcttaaatagtgttccctcgtttaccACAggtgttaggttccaaaaaatacctgcgataatggaaatccgtgtaaattaaaaaaaaaaaaaaaaaaaaaaaaaaatcctgttcattatatatactttttcgttcgtagttttttttttggtatgatttttacattattataaatgctttttcattcgtcatatatgttcttttttcatttacattcattttttccattaaaagtatgttgttgttgtttttttaaatttacttattagagtacagtatatatttttttcattatgttttttcattttggtatgatttttagcatATTATGAGCGCTTTTCATTCATcgtttatgtttttcttttcatttagtcattttttcccattaaaatatgtttttaattttttttacatgttataCAGCACAGGATATAtttctaagttttttttgtgtttttttttaaatatatatttttaaaatagtgttccctcatttatcacgggtgttacattccaaaaactacccatgataatggaaatccgcgttaattaaaaaataaaaaaataaaaaaatcctgtcCATTAGATATATTtttccgtttgtttgtttttttcattttggtatgatttttaggttATTTGgactgctttttcattcatccttagtggggtttttttttttttcatttacagtcatatttttccattaagcgtatgttgttgttttttttaatgtgcttgTTATACGCGCGGATATATTTATAagtctttttttacattttttttcaatatatatatatatatatatatatatatatatatatatatatatatgcttaaattaaaccaaaaaaaatccttttattcatttattatgttttttcgttttggtatgacttttactttattataaatgctttttcattcatcatatgttcttttttcatttacataattttttttcccattaaaagtatgtgttttttgttttgttttgttttaatttgttttgtttttaaaattcggTTCTTGTGCTTACCTTTTGTCAACGTTCACTCTCGCCATCCGCGATCTTCGCAGTCCAGCCGTCCCACGGCAGCGCGGCGGCGGCAGCCGCCCAGCAGGGCGGCTACGAGATCCCGGCGCGCCTGCGGACGCTCCACAACCTGGTGATCCAGTACGCCTCGCAGGGCCGCTACGAGGTGGCGGTGCCGCTCTGCAAGCAGGCGCTGGAGGACTTGGAGAAGACGTCGGGACACGACCACCCGGACGTGGCCACCATGCTCAACATCCTGGCCCTCGTGTACAGGTCTcctccaaaatggctgcccgctGCTGCTTGTGTGCTCCGCTGTCTGCTATTATGAATGGGACAACAGAAATTTGCTTTCAACTTTTGGCTCAAGGGCCACATGTGATATTTAAATTggacagttacaaaaaaaagaggttatGTAAAATTGTTAATTTTAACAATAGAGTAATTCAATCAtagttaaacattttatttataccAATAATATTAAACACAGAATTATTAAGGGCCACATTTGATACTTAAACTGAAcagtaaaaaaaagtttatgtacgtagttaaacattttattaatagtataaacacaaaattacatttatttaataaaatgaatatatagaaaatacatatttttataatacATTGGTAATTTATTCTGATGTAATTTATGAATTATAACCagcaaaatatattaaaaaaatatttaaataagtaaataaatgattcAGGGGTGGGACAACTTTTGTAAAAAGAGTTTATGTAAAATAGTTAATTTTAGCAATATAGTAATTAAATCGtagttaaacattttatttatactgGTAATATTAAACACAGAATTATTAAGGGCCCCATTTGATATTTAAATTgggacagtttaaaaaaaaaaaaagtttatctaaaatattttcacaatagaGTAATTCAATCGCAGTTAAACATCAATAGTATAAACGCAGAATTACatgtatttaataaaataaatatatagaaaatacatatttttataatacATTGGTAATTTATTCTGATGTAATTTATGAATTATAACCagcaaaatatattaaaaaaaatatatttaaataagtaaataaatgattcAGGGGTGGGACAACTTTTGTAAAAAGAGTTTATGTAAAATAGTTAATTTTACCAATATAGTAATGAAATCGtagttaaacattttatttatactgGTACAGAATTACATGTATTTAATCAaatatatagaaaatggatattTTGGTAATACATTGATAATTTATTCTGatgtaatttattaattataaccaatacaatataatattaataaataaataaatacataaataaataaataaataatgggtaAATAAATTATTCAGTGGTGGGACAACTTTTGTATTGAAGGGCtacatttgattttaaaaatagacaCAGTAagcgaaaaaaataaatttatataaaaatatttaataacttttattaTAGGGCACTTGGGATTGAATATAAAGCAcaacaaataatacaaacatttggctataataaattatttaatcatATAAGTAATATATGTTCATTGTATGTGTAaaattgcttattttatttttttaatttacagtagAGTAGATAGGTCAACATTTAatgacaaattgtttttaaaaagttaaaaaatccattttaaatGACCAAATTTAGGGAAAGGATTTAAAAGCGGATGCGGGGATCATATTTCTcccagcctttttatttgaatttccgCTCTAGCGTAGCAACACGCTCTCTAAACGTTGCGCGAGCGGCTGCTAGACGACCGTCGAGGTCCTTGTGGAAGCCGGCAAACATGTCTGCCGATTTACAGTATGGCGTCAGTGTCACCACCGTCTGCCCGAAACAAAAGAATGACTCAAACAAACCTGCTGGAAAACTATTTTAACGGTTTTTATCTCCCTCCACAAATCTTCTTTGTAGAACAATCTGTCCCGTCTTTTGGTTCAGTGTGGGAAGTGTGGGAAAGCGACATAACGTTGCCTTGCACGTTGTGTGTGTTTGACAGAGATCAGAACAAGTACAAGGAGGCCGCCAACCTGCTGAATGACGCTCTGGCCATCAGGGAGAAGACGCTGGGCCGGGATCACCCTGCCGTGAGTTTATCGTACAACGTCAAATTTCATTGCGTCCACATGTCAATATGTCTTCATACACAAAACTGCAAACAGggggaaacaaatgtttttttaattgtatctaAAAATGGAGACATACGGATGCAAACGGCCTGGGCCAGCCTGtgagtacaaaaaaagaaaaaccatgaattcatttaaaattaattatttaaaaaaaatcttagataGGAATAGATAAAGGAATATATGCCTGttagtattgttatattatgtGTCCATATTTTTTGATTTCTTAAAAATGATAATCTGGTTGTGGTTTTTGTGTGATATCACCGAAAAACCATGACCAAAAAACACTTAAATTGACGCAAAACAGTATCACTTCCTTATTGTCAACAACCCTTCTCCGATTGGCTGGCGAGTTTCAGTTAAAAATCTCTGACGAAAATTCACATAAAAATTGCTGCAATGTTTCCAATGCCGTCACTTGCCCTAAAAACTTGATATAAAGCGCTAATGGAACATTATCCATGAGACGAGATGCAGTATATGAGTTGTAGAATAGGTCGTGTatgtttgtccccccccccccccccccccctcctttttcCTTGAATTTACCGGTACTCAGAATTTGAGTCACTCATGGCACCACTTTACATTAGTTTTAGCAGTAAAGTGGTAAGTACTCATTAACTGTGATAATTTTTTTATCACTTAATCTTGATTACATGCTAATAGAGTCCCTGTGTTTTCAGTGTTGAAGCTAAGCTAACGAGCTACTTTCATATTTACTGTCGCTAACTTCTTATTCGATGGAGGGAGGCTGAGTCATGGGCCTTGTTTACACGGCCTGACATCACCCTGACCTTTctttcggtttttttttttttaatctttgtaTACAATTAGGCTGGTAGAGAACCAGGACGCACGCACGCTCTCGCTTTAAGATCGataacattgattttttttgccggCTCCCTTGCAAACAACCCGGCCATTactgtgttttttcttctcaacgGGAGTCATTACTCTTCTGAGCTtgttacagctttttttttattttatttttttttttgagtggctACTTGAACACTTTGACACAAGACGGTGATAAAATCATACACGgcgtatataaataaataaataaaaagaaaaaaaactaactgtgtTAAACCCCTTCAGGTGTGGACCTTCCGCGATCAACAATTTGTGAGGTTTGCCCTCCcccatcatcatcaccgttCTTCTTTTTCACCTTTTCAAAGTGATTTCCACATCAAATCAGCATTTCCTCCTCACTCTTTTCCACAAATAGACTTGAGAATCAATCTCTTCTCTTGTATCAgtcaaatttcctttttttttctgcaatttaAAATCATTCCGTCACATGCTTTGGTGGAAATCCCGCAGGGAACATGAAAGAGAGCGCCTATGCACACACTAGCTTTTGTTTTGTCTGAAATGAGCCCACTTTGGAGTAAGCTcttgttaccatggcaaccaacGATGCGGCCACGACAAACTGAGGCGAGCAAAAAAGTTTAGCCCAGAGCCAGggtaattatagttttggaatttttcatttcgttttgagaattgtttgttaaatttagttagttttaattagttttcaggatggttctgttagtttttattagttttagttctgtaataaatgcttcattttagttttagtttcagcattagttttttttttgtttttgtttttgtttttgttttttaaatgtgaattacTTGTGCgccatatttaaagggatacttgaataattgaacaattttcagcagtgaa includes the following:
- the klc1a gene encoding kinesin light chain 1 isoform X6 codes for the protein MREDMSTVVCVKGEEEEPGEKLSQDEIISRTKQVIQGLDALKQEHHAILDGLLGTLRCLKRDDEEGGVPAVEEKSHMIRKSLEMLELGLSEAQVMMALSAHLSSVESEKQKLRAQVRRLCQENQWLRDELAGTQQKLQKSEQSVAQLEEEKKHLEFMNQLKKYDQDLSPSEEKDSDSSKENLDDLFPDDHDDQAQGIQPSHGSAAAAAAQQGGYEIPARLRTLHNLVIQYASQGRYEVAVPLCKQALEDLEKTSGHDHPDVATMLNILALVYRDQNKYKEAANLLNDALAIREKTLGRDHPAVAATLNNLAVLYGKRGKYKEAEPLCKRALEIREKVLGKEHPDVAKQLNNLALLCQNQGKYEEVEYYYMRALEIYQTKLGPDDPNVAKTKNNLASCYLKQGKFKQAETLYKEILTRAHEREFGSVDGENKPIWMHAEEREEQSKGKQKDGSPFGEYGGWYKACKVDSPTVTTTLKNLGALYKRQGKFEAAETLEEAAVRSRKQGLDTAHKQRVADVLGEPEAREKQRSRESLTPDTVKYESGPDGGEEDGSGALKRSGSFSKLRASLRRSSEKLVRKLKGGGGGEPKNPGNEIIV